A genomic segment from Vagococcus zengguangii encodes:
- a CDS encoding Cof-type HAD-IIB family hydrolase yields MTRKLIAFDIDGTILDSNKRPLDSTLAALKELRAKGHMLTIATGRSYLFAKEVIDELGFDHYILCNGAGAFVENQQVYKNILNPSELKRFIDLTKDMNIDTAALNLNKIKRNTNFKPDIMDEAMQSFGQQIPEYDEDFYHKNDIYQVLAYFDHSLDGHFEADFPEFRFVRWHPNSVDVIPHNGSKAATIMHVAEQFGFKKEDTIAFGDGLNDLEMLQTVGTGVAMGNAEDSIKEIAALVTDTNDNDGIAKALKQLGLI; encoded by the coding sequence ATGACACGTAAATTAATTGCCTTCGATATTGACGGCACCATTTTAGACAGCAACAAACGCCCATTGGACAGCACATTAGCGGCTCTAAAAGAATTGCGCGCAAAAGGACATATGTTAACGATTGCGACTGGACGTAGTTATTTATTCGCCAAAGAAGTCATCGACGAATTAGGCTTTGACCACTATATTTTATGTAACGGTGCGGGTGCCTTTGTTGAGAACCAACAAGTCTACAAAAACATCTTAAATCCGTCCGAATTAAAGCGTTTTATCGATTTGACTAAAGATATGAACATTGACACGGCGGCCTTAAATTTAAATAAAATCAAACGCAACACTAACTTTAAACCTGATATTATGGATGAGGCAATGCAGTCGTTTGGGCAACAGATTCCTGAATACGATGAAGATTTCTATCATAAAAACGACATTTATCAAGTCTTAGCCTATTTTGATCACTCACTAGATGGTCATTTTGAAGCGGACTTCCCAGAATTCCGTTTTGTACGCTGGCACCCAAATAGTGTCGATGTAATTCCTCATAACGGTTCAAAAGCTGCGACCATTATGCACGTTGCTGAACAATTTGGTTTCAAAAAGGAAGACACGATTGCCTTTGGTGACGGCTTAAACGATCTCGAAATGCTACAAACTGTCGGTACAGGTGTCGCAATGGGTAATGCTGAGGACAGCATCAAAGAAATTGCTGCTCTGGTAACAGATACCAATGATAACGATGGTATCGCCAAAGCATTGAAACAATTAGGATTAATTTAA
- a CDS encoding dipeptidase — protein MMFMKAIDLHCDTITRIDGSDGNNLRHNTLQIDLEKMQASGTTLQNFAIYLDKADTPNPYQACHHFIDLYESELAKNNDLIRPVLTYKDYLDNQSAGKMSSLLTMEEGAPLQGRLDYLEEFYQRGVRMLTLTWNYQNELGYPNSDFVDAKTGLISPRQQGLTSTGIDIVQRMNELGMIIDVSHGSDQLVQDILTHTNLPFVASHSNARAITYHSRNLPNDLIKAISERGGVIGINYYENFLRNPGETHSLCEAIARHATHLKQVGGIDCIALGSDFDGITINEELADIRSIHKIADSLSQADFTTAEIEKIFYQNVERVYQEIL, from the coding sequence ATGATGTTCATGAAGGCGATTGATTTACATTGTGATACAATAACACGCATTGATGGCTCCGATGGTAATAACCTACGTCACAATACCTTACAAATTGATTTAGAAAAAATGCAAGCAAGTGGGACCACTCTCCAAAACTTTGCCATTTACTTAGATAAAGCAGATACACCCAATCCTTATCAAGCCTGTCATCACTTTATTGATTTGTACGAAAGCGAACTAGCTAAAAATAACGATTTAATAAGACCGGTTCTCACTTATAAAGATTATTTAGACAATCAATCAGCTGGCAAGATGAGCAGTCTGTTGACAATGGAAGAAGGTGCGCCACTACAGGGACGTCTTGACTATTTAGAAGAATTTTACCAACGCGGCGTACGGATGTTGACCTTAACGTGGAACTACCAAAATGAATTAGGTTATCCAAACAGCGACTTCGTAGATGCTAAAACTGGACTCATCTCACCAAGACAACAAGGTTTAACCTCGACCGGGATTGACATTGTACAACGTATGAATGAACTCGGTATGATAATTGATGTGTCACACGGTTCCGACCAGTTAGTCCAAGATATTTTGACCCATACGAACTTACCGTTTGTTGCGAGCCACTCGAATGCACGCGCGATTACCTACCATTCACGCAACTTACCTAATGATTTAATTAAAGCCATCAGTGAACGTGGAGGCGTGATTGGCATTAATTATTATGAAAATTTCTTGCGTAACCCTGGTGAAACCCACTCGCTTTGCGAAGCAATTGCGCGTCATGCGACACATTTAAAACAAGTCGGGGGTATTGACTGTATTGCGCTTGGTTCTGACTTTGACGGGATTACCATAAACGAAGAACTAGCAGACATTCGTTCCATTCATAAAATTGCTGATAGTCTATCACAAGCTGATTTTACGACCGCTGAAATCGAGAAAATTTTCTATCAAAATGTCGAACGAGTGTATCAAGAAATATTATAA